A region from the Oncorhynchus tshawytscha isolate Ot180627B unplaced genomic scaffold, Otsh_v2.0 Un_contig_766_pilon_pilon, whole genome shotgun sequence genome encodes:
- the taf1a gene encoding TATA box-binding protein-associated factor RNA polymerase I subunit A: MDDLESELRVPGEEQGENESSDDDESINRKRIKKPNLPLAPPLFKETPRETGFHKTTRNCLQHIREVLLHHKWQDAAEYMTSYSQTLEDTTANMPQLYAEIIWRIGTEILHHHPDSKLEDYNSFYERVKHSGVKHYLKVCLEHSFHLLVNGQFEDAKLQLSIAESWRYGKQSAGQSQRIRLIQAYSGFLDYFIWCDKKATASSTDEYDAAVNQEMHSYFRQSSVNLKEIMKLPGVWDPFVLSYIDMLEFYNDHEGAVKVLNDYAYDNSFPPNPNAHVYLYRYMKKQNHPLKKILKVLKILHTLVPSHELMPEYCSLLVQSENEGDLQKALGVVLDLLDYSSWRSNLDVWNHLMNIIKRLRMKKQWLKIFAEEMGYRKDWWLEIHFSTFQARKDSAENRELLEVKSFVVGAFCPRYASMYCGVGKAARKGVTSEARKAKRNPKPLRNIRRLRRERGQQSQD; encoded by the exons ATGGATGATCTGGAGTCAGAACTGAGGGTGCCCGGTGAAGAACAGGGCGAAAATGAGTCTTCAGATGACGATGAATCAATCAACAGAAAACGAATCAAGAAGCCAAACCTTCCCCTGGCGCCTCCTTTATTTAAAG AGACACCCCGTGAGACTGGCTTTCACAAGACTACAAGGAACTGCCTCCAGCACATCAGGGAGGTCTTGCTGCACCATAAATGGCAGGATGCCGCAGAGTACATGACCAGTTACTCACAGACACTGGAGGATACCACCGCAAACATGCCACAACTCTACGCTGAG ATCATTTGGAGGATAGGCACAGAAATACTACACCACCATCCTGACTCGAAGCTGGAAGACTACAACAGTTTCTATGAGCGAGTGAAACACTCAGGAGTAAAGCATTACCTGAAG GTCTGTCTGGAGCACTCGTTCCATCTCCTGGTCAATGGGCAGTTTGAGGATGCCAAGCTTCAGCTGTCCATCGCTGAGAGCTGGAGGTATGGTAAGCAGTCAGCCGGTCAGTCCCAGAGGATTAGGCTGATCCAGGCCTATAGTGGCTTCCTGGATTACTTCATCTGGTGTGACAAGAAAGCCACTGCATCCAGCACAG ATGAGTATGATGCAGCTGTCAACCAAGAAATGCATAGCTACTTCCGACAATCTTCTGTGAACCTGAAGGAGATCATGAAGCTTCCTGGCGTCTGGGATCCTTTTGTTCTGAGTTACATTGAT ATGCTGGAATTCTACAACGATCACGAGGGAGCTGTGAAGGTTCTAAATGACTATGCCTATGACAACAGTTTCCCACCGAACCCCAATGCCCATGTCTACCTATACCGGTACATGAAGAAACAGAACCATCCACTGAAGAAAATTCTGAAAGTGCTGAAG ATCCTGCATACATTGGTCCCAAGTCATGAGTTGATGCCGGAATACTGTTCTCTTCTGGTACAGTCGG AGAATGAGGGTGATCTTCAGAAGGCTCTAGGTGTGGTTCTGGATCTCCTGGACTACTCCAGTTGGAGGAGCAACTTGGATGTCTGGAACCATTTGATGAACATCATCAAGAGACTGAGGATGAA AAAACAATGGCTGAAGATTTTTGCAGAGGAGATGGGGTACAGAAAGGACTGGTGGCTAGAAATACACTTCTCAACATTCCAGGCCAGGAAAGATTCGGCAGAGAATAGAGAGCTACTGGAAGTGAAGAGCTTTGTGGTTGGAGCCTTTTGTCCTCGCT ATGCCTCCATGTACTGCGGTGTTGGTAAGGCAGCCCGAAAAGGAGTAACTTCTGAGGCTCGAAAGGCTAAGAGGAATCCTAAACCGCTAAGAAATATAAGAAGGCTCAGAAGAGAAAGGGGACAGCAAAGCCAAGACTGA